From Bradyrhizobium erythrophlei:
GTTGTCCTGGGCCGCGGTGCACACCACCTTCGCGCTACATTACGCCCACGACTACTACCGGGGCGCCAAACCCGGCGGTTTGCAGTTTCCCAGCGGCGACGAGCATGATCATGCCGACTACTGGGATTTCGTCTATTTCTCTTTCGTGATCGGCATGACCGCGCAGGTCTCGGATGTCGGCATCACCGACAAGACCATCCGCCGCACCGCCACCGCGCACGGCATCATCTCGTTCATCTACAATACCGCGCTGGTGGCGCTGATGGTCAATATCGCGGCAAGCGCGATCTGACCGGACACGGCACCATCAACTCAGTTGCAAATCTCAACGTTGCTGCCGCCGCCCATGCGGCTGCCGCCCTGCTCGCTCGTTCGGAACTCGAGGTGGCATCCGCGCCGCACCGGACGGCACAAATGGTCGTCGCACATGATCTGGCCGGAGGCTTGCGGCGCAACCGGCCTGGGCAGGCCCTGAGCTGCACGATCGGGACGCGGCGCGGCGGGCTCCCGCTTCGCCGTTGGCGTCGCCGCCCGGCGTTTGACGCAGTCATTGTCGTCGTCGAGGACCGAACCTTCGGCGCAGACGATCTTGCTGCAATGGTCGCCGTCAGCCTTGAAGCCGTGCTCGCAGATCAGCGGGCATACCCGCGAAGGCTTCAGCTTGATCGCATCGAGCGCGTCGAGGCTCGCCAGCTTGACGTCGAATTTGGTTCCGGCGTTCTTGTTGAACAGCGCCAGCGAACGTTGTGACGTCACGTTCCATTCGCCATCGGCGGCTCCCGTGAGGCAGCCGACGCGGCGCAACTCGGTCTGCACCGATTTGATCAAATCGGCCTGCAGCGGCCCCGGACTGAGGGAGGCAAGGTTCGTCCCACCCGCGGCCGGGGTGGAAGCCTTGTTGTCAGAAGCGTTGTTGTCGGGAGCGTTGCGGGCCGCGGAGCTGGCGGGCGTATCCGTGGCAACACGTTTGCGCTCGGCTTCGTTGGCCTGTGCCTGCGCGGCCTCCTTGGCTTGTTCCGCGGCAAGCCGGGCCCGCTCGGCTGCCTTGGCATCGGCGTCCGCCTTCGCCTGCTGTGTCTTCTGCGCGCCCTCGGCAGCAAGCCGCGCCCGCTCCTGTTCGGCCTGCCGGGCCTTTTCGGTCGCCGCAACGCGGGTTTCCTCGGCGGCGATCTTCGCCAGCTGGATCTTGGCGAGGTTGGCGTAGAAACCATCCGGGTGCTGCGCAAGGAAGGCGTTGAACGCATCCTTGTTGCCGATCTGCAGCGCAAGTTCGTAATCCGCCCGCGCCTCGGCCTGCGGATTGGGTGCCGCCGCGGCCGGCGCGAGCTTCGCCGGCACCAGGGGAACGTCGTTGCCGCCGAGCGAGCCATAGACAAACGGCTCCTGCCGGTTGCCCGTGGTCTTCAGCACGTCGTCGCGGACGAAGCCGAACGCCTTGCGCACGTCCAACCCCGGCGTGGTCAGGTGATTTGCCAGCGCCAGCGTGAACGGACTGTTCCTGGCATCGCCGTCCAGTGCGGTGGAACCGGCCTTGGCGGAGTAGGCGATCAGCGTATTCGGGCTGGTCGGTTCGATCTTGGCGAGGCCGGCTCCGATCGCACGCGACGCGAGGGTCCGCTTCATGACCTTGGCAAACGGATTGTCGCGGCAGGCGTCGAGGATCACCAACCGAAGCTGCTTGGCGGGTTCGACCGCCACCAGCACCCGGTCCAGTGACAGCGCCTCGTCGTAGACGTCGGTGTCGCGCTCCAGTCTCGCATCCACCGGGATCAGATAATTGGTGCCGTCCACCTCCATGCCATGGCCGGCGTAATAGACCACGGCGATATCGGCGTCGCGCGCGGCGTCCGCAAAGTCGCGCAGCGCGCGCCGGGTCTCCGCCGCCTGAAGGTCGTGGCGGGAATCGACCACGTCGAAGCCGGCCTCCTTGAGCTTTGCCGCGATCACCGCGCCGTCATTGACCGGGTTCGAAAGCGGCGCCACGTTCTGATAGGCGGAATTGCCGAGCACCAGCGCCACGCGCTTTTCGGCGAAAGCCGGCTGGCATACCAACAGCAGCGCGGCAGCGAGCAAAAACCGGTGCAATTTGAGCGATCCTGGCAATTTCATCACGAGCCTCTAAAAATCCTGGCCCTTATGGCATCGCGACATGCCTATCAGAAGCTTGCACGGCCGCTTGTGAGCGGGATCACGTACCGAACGACAGGACCCACCGCGGTCATGCTGGAAAGGACGGACCGCCTCGTTCTATGTCGCGCCAGTCTGGATTCGGTTCGCTCCTGTGCGCGTTTTGCCGATCACTTTTTCCGTCCAATCGCGCGCGATAAACAGAACAAGCGGAGGGGGCGTGGCGCGCGCCCGTCATCCCGCGGCGACATGTCCTTGATATTGCGGCAGGCCGTCGGTGATATCGAACCATGGCGCCTTGGAGCCGACGAAGATGTGTGCGGTCGGGCGAATCGAGGGATCGTCCAGCAGCGTCCCCATGGCGACATGGACCCAGGCGCCATTGCGGACGAGGGAATACAGCAGCGAGCCACATCGCCCGCAGTGCGCGTCGTGGCCTTTTTCGTCGCCAAAAATCATACGCTCGTCCTCACCTCTGGTGATGGTGAGCTTTTCGCGTTCGATGCCGGCGAACGGCTTGAACGCGGAGCCGGTCGTACGCCGGCAGTTGGAACAATGGCAGTTTGCGGCGTAGGCGAACTGATCTGCCACCGTATAGTGGACCGTGCCGCAAAAGCATTTCCCGGCAAGCCTGCGACCACTCGCCATCCCCGGACCTGTCATTTTTTCTTCCCCTTCCGCCGATATCACGCCGTAGTGTATTTTTAGACTTGGTGGCTTAATTCAAACCAGACAAGCGTCCATCAACGGGAGGACATACCGTGAGTCACGATCGTTCCAGCGTCGAAGCCGTGGTGCAGCACTATTTCGACGCGCTCTACGAAGGCGATGCCGACAAATTGGGCGCGATCTTCCACTCCTCGGCCGATTTGCGCTGGCTGGAAAAGGGCGAGCTGCAGGTCCTCACCGTGCCGGACTGGCTCGGCCGCGTCAGGAAGCGGCCCTCGGCCAAGGCCGAAGGCAAGCCGCGCGAGGATTTTGTCGTGACCATCGACCGTTCCGACGATTCCACCGCCTTCATCAAAGTGCGTTGCCAATTGCCGCCGCGCTATTTCACCGATTATCTGGTGGCGATGAAACTCAGCGATGGCTGGCAGATTGTCTCGAAATCCTATCGCTATGATTTGAGAGAATAGCACAACCATTGCGCGGCATTGACGGCGCCGCCGGTCCGGGCAAATTGGACCGGCACAGGATTGGAACGCCGTGGAAGCCATATTTCAAATCTTCCTGATTCTGCTGGCGGTGCTGGCGGGAACTTCGCTGCTGGCGCGGCGGACCGATATCGCGCCCGCGATCCTGTTGCTGCTCGCCGGCATCGCCCTCGCCTTCGTGCCGGGCATGCCGGCCCTGGAACTGCCGCCGGAACTGGTGCTGCTGCTGGTTTTGCCGCCGCTGATCTATTCGGCCAGCGTCGCCATGAGCTGGCGCGAATTCAGGTATAATCTGCGCCCTATCATCCTGCTCTCGGTCGGCGGCGTGATCTTTACCGCCTTGGCGGTCGCGACCGCGACGCATTATCTGATCGGACTGCCCTGGGGCGTCGGCTTCCTGCTG
This genomic window contains:
- a CDS encoding caspase family protein, encoding MKLPGSLKLHRFLLAAALLLVCQPAFAEKRVALVLGNSAYQNVAPLSNPVNDGAVIAAKLKEAGFDVVDSRHDLQAAETRRALRDFADAARDADIAVVYYAGHGMEVDGTNYLIPVDARLERDTDVYDEALSLDRVLVAVEPAKQLRLVILDACRDNPFAKVMKRTLASRAIGAGLAKIEPTSPNTLIAYSAKAGSTALDGDARNSPFTLALANHLTTPGLDVRKAFGFVRDDVLKTTGNRQEPFVYGSLGGNDVPLVPAKLAPAAAAPNPQAEARADYELALQIGNKDAFNAFLAQHPDGFYANLAKIQLAKIAAEETRVAATEKARQAEQERARLAAEGAQKTQQAKADADAKAAERARLAAEQAKEAAQAQANEAERKRVATDTPASSAARNAPDNNASDNKASTPAAGGTNLASLSPGPLQADLIKSVQTELRRVGCLTGAADGEWNVTSQRSLALFNKNAGTKFDVKLASLDALDAIKLKPSRVCPLICEHGFKADGDHCSKIVCAEGSVLDDDNDCVKRRAATPTAKREPAAPRPDRAAQGLPRPVAPQASGQIMCDDHLCRPVRRGCHLEFRTSEQGGSRMGGGSNVEICN
- a CDS encoding GFA family protein, with the translated sequence MTGPGMASGRRLAGKCFCGTVHYTVADQFAYAANCHCSNCRRTTGSAFKPFAGIEREKLTITRGEDERMIFGDEKGHDAHCGRCGSLLYSLVRNGAWVHVAMGTLLDDPSIRPTAHIFVGSKAPWFDITDGLPQYQGHVAAG
- a CDS encoding nuclear transport factor 2 family protein; this encodes MSHDRSSVEAVVQHYFDALYEGDADKLGAIFHSSADLRWLEKGELQVLTVPDWLGRVRKRPSAKAEGKPREDFVVTIDRSDDSTAFIKVRCQLPPRYFTDYLVAMKLSDGWQIVSKSYRYDLRE